A region from the Lonchura striata isolate bLonStr1 chromosome 16, bLonStr1.mat, whole genome shotgun sequence genome encodes:
- the MRPS34 gene encoding small ribosomal subunit protein mS34 — MARKKLHRPIAAIAKKIREYRELKDRPRDSQRFAVDYETMHRPLTQKRLPVRAWEDVRNENRLLALLCRLPRFGVGRTVTRKSWLWAHHEPCYWVITKVKVDYMAENMDHGRAWGYLTFKGKTEQEVREIDKAMYHDWRMVPKHEEEAFKKFTPVPEVTVRFLPYPPLLRAIILAQWQKEGRPVMEEPIIDVEKVLASPQEWKKKKATDTGIETS; from the exons ATGGCCCGCAAGAAGCTGCATCGGCCCATCGCCGCCATAGCCAAGAAGATCCGCGAGTACCGGGAGCTGAAGGATCGGCCGCGGGACTCTCAGCGCTTCGCCGTGGACTACGAGACCATGCACCGGCCGCTAACGCAGAAACGGCTGCCCGTGCGGGCCTGGGAGGACGTGCGGAACGAGAACCGACTGTTGGCGCTGCTCTGCCGCCTGCCGCGCTTCGGCGTGGGCCGCACCGTCACCCGTAAGTCCTGGCTGTGGGCGCACCACGAACCTTGCTACTGGGTCATCACCAAGGTGAAGGTGGACTACATGGCCGAG aaCATGGACCATGGAAGAGCCTGGGGCTACCTGACCTTCAAAG GCAAAACTGAACAGGAAGTAAGGGAGATTGACAAAGCCATGTACCATGACTGGCGTATGGTGCCCAAACACGAGGAGGAAGCCTTCAAGAAATTCACCCCAGTGCCTGAGGTGACTGTTCGGTTCCTGCCATACCCACCACTACTCCGAGCCATAATCCTTGCACAGTGGCAGAAGGAGGGAAGACCAGTCATGGAAGAGCCAATTATTGATGTGGAGAAAGTCCTGGCCTCTCCCCAagagtggaaaaagaaaaaagctacTGACACTGGTATAGAGACTTCTTAG